Genomic window (Ailuropoda melanoleuca isolate Jingjing chromosome 7, ASM200744v2, whole genome shotgun sequence):
CCTTGTGAGCTCTGGTTCCTTTCTGGGATTTGTACTGATCTGGAGACCCTACCCAGAGCCCAAGGCCCTGAAAACAGGCTATGGAGCCCAGAGCCAGCACCTCAAAATCCGAAGAGTCCGGATTCGGACCTGAGCATCCAGGCCTTCAAATCCAGAGCCCAGTCCTGCCCATTTGGGTGCTAAGAGAAGATACAGAATTTGCTTTCTGCCAGGTTCTGGGCCAGGatcagggctgggccagggctgggccaAGTTGCCCTGATGAATATACTTGGTTGCAATATAAGGCATTTATTTGCCGTTTGAGGCAAGGGCAGGGCCCTATCTCTTTCAACTACTGATACCTGCCCCCCTACACCCTTACCAAAGCAGGGGTCACCGCAACATCCCTCTGGTACCTGCCTGGTCTATTCCCCATTGTGACCAGGAGACGAGGGCTGGAAATTTGGCCGGGCCTGTAATTGTAGccagctgggggaggaggtggaCTTGGCTATAAATACTCAGAAGGCTGCTAAGCGCCTGCAGCTGTGGCCTAGAGGCTgtggtgggctggggggggggctctttgCTGAGCCCAGCTAGTTGGTCttaaggagggggaaggagacagTACAATTTGTGGAACAGATGAAATCTGCTCATAATTTAGGAAGGAGATCCAGGCTTGAGCTGGCAGAACTGGACAGCCCAGTGAGAGGGACGGTGGTTACCCTTGGGGCAAGGGTATAGCCATCACACCTGGAGGATAATAGATCTGGGTGGGGGCCTGCCCTGCCCACTCTGACCCAGGGAGGCAAGGATCTCCCACGGTCCCAACTCCTCTCTAAGCAAGCGTCAGCCATGGCTGAGAGCTGGGCTCTGTGTATCTGTATCTGGGGAACTTTATCTCTGAAGACCTGAGTGTATGGGTACCTGGGGAGCAGAGGACCTGAGCAGGGGACAGCTGGGGGCTGGTGCTTTCGTGGATTGGAGGTTCCTGTGAAATTGTTATCTGATCTTATCAGTAGCCAAGTGATTTGTGCAAAAGAAAATCCTCTGGGCATCCCTACTGCCTCTCCTCTTTGGGCTGCagtctccctgcccttcccaggaGGGTTTGGCCACAGAGGCCCAACTTCCTGACCTGGGAAGCTTCCTCTAATTGGTGTCAGAGCACAGCTTGTCAAAGGTCAAAGACTATCTTTCCCTCACTGCAGTATAGATGGGAAACTGAGCCCAGGAAGGCaagggacttgcccaaagtcatatagGGAGTTAATGACAAAGCTGGAACTATAAGCCAGGTCCCATAACTCCCAAGGGATAGGGTGAGGCCAAGAAGAGAACACTAAGTGGATTTGGAAAGGAGAGTAGTTAAAGGAAAAGATGTCTTTGTCCTCTGCCTAGAGAGTGTAGAAGTGAGTTGGGTGGTGGCAAAGGCACTGGGCCAcaaggggaaggggagacaggTTTGAGAGCAGGTGCGGTGGTCACACCAGGAGGAAATCTGAGCTCTGCATGGTGTCAGCAGCCAGGATGGGGCCAGGAAGGGCCCTGCTGGCCATGcactccctcctctcctcacaGCCCCGGCCAGACCCGGGCTGGGCCCTCAGCAGGCAAGGCTGGAGCAGGTGCCAGCGAGCAGTGGGCACAGGTGGCTgagagggcgggggaggggggctctggagcagagggaaggcaggaaatGGCAGCTGCCCCAGCCTAGCCCACACCCTGCTGCCTGGACAGAAGGGAGGATGGGACTGGTGCTGCTCTGCCATGGAGCTCTTCGGGCCTGTGAGTGACATATACCCCAGTGTCccaattctctttttctcaggGCATTAGAGTGCCCTCTAGGCTGGGGTGAGGGCTTATAAATTTAGGATCTGCTCTTCTAAGGGATGGTCTCAGCTAAGAACATCTGGAATCACATGGGACATCTCATCTGCCCTCCTGGGTCTCTTGACACCCTCCTCCACCCTGGGTATGTCTGAAACAGCAGGCCTGGCCCCAAATGTCACTCACTCCCAACCTGACCTAAAAGTTTTGGTACTAGGTGAGGGCACCTGTGGCTTTGTCCACACCTCTCTCCATCTGCAAACACACTCCTCTTAGCTCCTTGTTGGGACTCAGCCAGGACCCCTCCTGTGTGAAGGGTGGTCCCAGCAGTCAGAGGCCTTACCTCTCCCCAGAGCTACAGTTCTCCTAGCCTGAAAGGCTAGTTCCTCTGAGGGTTAGCAGGTAGATACCTTCTGCCACTCCTCCCAGCATCAAGACCGTTTGTTGATCTGAGATTCAGAGCCAGACTGGATGCTTCTCAGAGGCCCTAGCTGGGCCCGGGTCTCCTAAcgtgagttgggggtggggagaggcagggatccAGAATCTAACTGGCGAGGAGAGGGGCGGGACAAAGCTGGGGCAggctgggcagaggcagagctgggacccagaGAAAGTGGCCCATCCCTCACCATTCCTCCCCTCCATGTACTCCCCCCCACCAGGAAAAGAAGGGGCAGGAGGTACAGAAGGGTCCAGCCGTGGAGATCGCAAAATTGGATAAACTGCTGAACCTGGTGAGGGAAGTGAAAACCAAGACCTGAGGGCTTGGCCTCAGTCTCTGTCCCGTTTTTTTGAACTCAGTACTTGTAACCCCTAACCCTGGTACCCAAGCCCAGCCTTAGTACCCAGTATGTGACCCCACCCCTGATCAGGTCCCAGCATCTACCACCAGCACTCTACTTCAGCCCGGGTCCCAGCACCTCACCCCAGGACTTAGCCCTCAACCATTATCCCATCCTACTTTGCACAAATAAACCTGTATCTGGAAGCTCACCCCACACCTTTAATTTTGCTACCACAGGGCCctcaggaagaggaggaaatctCAGGGTAGAGCCATAGTTCCATTTATTATCCAACAAACAGTGGGAGGACCCGAGGAGGGGCCCAGCCGGGACGTCCTCCCGTTATTGCCATGGATTCCAGTTTGCTTCCCCAACCTCAAGGGCCTGGAGGCAAGTGGCCTAGGGAGAGGTGGCCCCAGTCCCTGGCCCTCAGTATGGAGCAGAGTCGAGATGGCCCTGGCCCTAGCACCAACTCATgaacccccaccccatgcctgtCTACCAGGGCCACCAGAGTGCCTCATGGAGCCAGACTGGCTAGACTTTGGGCTGCCAGGTCCAGCTCCAGACAGGCTAGACTCTGGGTTCTGGACCCCAGGCTGGctagaccctgggatcctgattCCAGGCTCTGAGTGGGGCAGACTTAGGCCCCAGACTCCAGGCTAGGTGAGGGGCCTTCAGGGCTGTAGCAGGTAACTGCCTTCATGGCTGGGCTTCTGGGGCGGGGGTGCCTTCTCAGGACAGGGCCCAGGGCTGGAGTTGGGACTGGATTCGGAGAGAGAGTCGATGTCCACAGAGCGGGAATGGCAGGCCCAGCAGAGAATGacccagagcagcagcagcaagaagCCTACAAGGCCGTTGCAGACGATGGCAATGAGGGCCCCCTGGGAGATGGCTGCCCCCATGACAGGCAGCACCCTCAGACCAGCACAGACCACGGGGCTGGCTCGATGGCAAGGCCCATGCCGAGGCAGAACTCCAGTATAGCTGGCCTTCCAAAGAGGCTGTCCTGTCCACACTCAGTGATTCCTGGGCAGTGGATGTCCACCTGCAGTCCTGAGCCTGTGGCAGGTAGAGAGCAGAGGAAAGGGTGGTGAGGAGGAAGGGGTAGTGTGAGGCCTAGGAGGGGAGGGGTATAGAAGAGAGTCCTTTCCCACATGTCTGGCCTCCCTGGCAGAGGACTCTGGGTCCCAGCAGATCTAAATACCCCATACAGCCAACGCCCCCATCCTCAGGCCTGGctctgggcacctggatggcggTGCAGCCACAGCGGGGAAGCTGGAGCAGACAGCCTACATCTCATTCTCCTTGGAACCAGTGGGCATGGCATGGCCCTGCCCACCAAGCGTCCAGCTCTCAAAAGCACTGTGTGAGTGGATGAGACTGAGGAAGCCCAAGGCCTTAAAGGATGGGGATTGTGACCAGCATTTGTGTGGCCTGGGCGCCTCCCCATTCTCAGgactccagccagccagcccaggAGACCTCCAGAGGTGCCAGCTCAGACAGAGGGAACTTTGTGGAGGCCCTGGCACGCATGTGTGGGTCTGTGTATCCAAGGCTGTGTACCTAGGTGTGCCTCTCTGTGGGACGGTCTCTCCCGGTcagttgtgtgtgtctgtgtgtctggctCTTAATCTTCCGTTCCCTTGCTTAGATATGTGCCTCTCCTCTGCATACCCACCTCTGTGTTTGTCTCCGCGTGTCCCCATCTCTGAGGGTCTGAGTGTGTCTCTTTTCCCTCCCAGTCTATCTCTGTGTACCTCTGTACCGGTCTCTGTGTGTATGGGTCTCTtgtgtctttctgtctcccttttcttccctgctGTGGGTCACTCTGTCCCCGTGGAcgtgtctctctccccttctccgtGGGGTCTGTCTCTGTAGTTCTGTGAGTCTCATGTGTCtctttgtgtctgtctctttctccccgGCTGTGTCTCTATGTCTCCATGTGGGTCTGGgtctctttatctctgtctctggTTCTCGACCCCCTTGCCCATGGGGGAGGGCCCCCCCTTACCTGAGTTGAGCCCGGTGCGCACCCGCGGTTGAGTCCGGGGCAGCGGGATGCTGGGCGCCAANNNNNNNNNNNNNNNNNNNNNNNNNNNNNNNNNNNNNNNNNNNNNNNNNNNNNNNNNNNNNNNNNNNNNNNNNNNNNNNNNNNNNNNNNNNNNNNNNNNNNNNNNNNNNNNNNNNNNNNNNNNNNNNNNNNNNNNNNNNNNNNNNNNNNNNNNNNNNNNNNNNNNNNNNNNNNNNNNNNNNNNNNNNNNNNNGGCAGGCGTGGGGCGGGGGGCGAGAGGAAGCCTGAAGGGGCTACTAGGTCTTGAtccctgggggggaggggggtgggaacgAGGCCTACCTACTTGCGCGGATTTCTTGCACCTTCAACACCTGAAAGAGCTGCACATCCACCATCTGAGAAAGGCCTCTGTACCTTCATACGTGAGGAGACTGCCCTTCCATAGCTGCCTCTGCCCGCCTCATCCTTGGAGGAAGGTCTTGGGTCCCCACATCTAGGAGACTGAACGTCCTCATCTTGGAAGCCCCCTAGATAACCACTCCCAGCTGGGGGTGGACTCTGCGTCCCCACTTCAGAGGGTCTGTAGGTGGCTCTACCTACATTCCCTGGCCCCAGGAGGTGTGAGCAGCTCTGCCAACACAGGTTCTTTGGGCGTATTTTTTGAGTTCCTACCCCGTATCGGCCGCGGGTTGGTGCTTTGCTGCGCTGTGGGGGCGCCTCGGATAGACAGTAATGGGGTATTCCGAGAGATCGGTGAGCCGTGGCTCGAACAGGACTAGGCATGACTCTCCATCCTAGAAGCTCCTCACGCTCTCCGTCCTAGAACCTCTCCTGAGAGGAAGTCAGTTGGGGCAGAAGCTGTCAGGTAGGCCTTCCTACCGTACCTTATAGGTCAGTGATTCCTAAGTGTTCTGAACTGCACCCTTTTCTCATTCTACTCTACATATTCTCCATGGATGTGCACATCCCTAAAGCTATACCATGAACTCTCGGTGCTCCCAAATCCAACATTACTTTATCCCTGGAATTCTAGCCATAGATCCAAGTGCCTTCCAGAATCAGGGAGGTGTTGattcctggttctgccacttaacAAACtttgtgacctcgggcaagttacCCTCTTttagcctcagcttcctcatctgtaaaatgttttaGTAATAGCTACCTCTCAGGGTTGTAATTCACCAATTCATTTATACCCGACCCACCACATTTCAGCAAATGCCAACGGACACAACCCCAAGGACCATATGCTTAAGGGGGCCCCTTCCCTCAATGCCATGAAATTCATATGAGATCCCTATAAATCCAAATGCTGTCTTGAAaacaagaaagggaagggaaagataaTCTGAAGGACTGAGTCATGCTTACAGACagtctaaaataaatttttggacCCTACTGAGTTTACCAGAATAGATTAATTTTAGTTCCCCTGCCCCTGTTACCCAGCAGGGTGGGGGCATTGTGAGCAAGATCAAATCAGTTCTAGGAAAGAGAGGAGACATATACTGTTGCACATCTGAGTGTAATGTGAGTGAATTTGTGACCCAGCTGCAGGAGTTCAGATTTTATCCTGCAAAcagtggggagccactgaagaattttgagcagaggagtaaaGGAGATCATATCCAGAAATTAGAGGGATGATTTGGACTGCTGGGTGGAAGGGGAGATTGAAGGCAATTGAGTAATGACAAAGGACTGAAATGATGTAGGGGAAGAGGATtggagagaacaagagagcactGAGGATATTTGGGAATTACAATTGGCAGAACTTAGACACTTAGACCTACAGGATATGGGGAATAAGAGGGAGCGAAAAGTCTGGGGTAACTTCCAGGTTGGTGACTAGGATTACTGTGATTCCCTTTACTGAGATAGAAAACACGAGAGAAGGGGTGTTTCAGCAGGGGCCTGAGGTGGTgtgtgggggaggtggaggatgATGAATTCCATTTTAGATATGCTAGATTCGAAGTACCAATTGGACACTCAAGTTGAGATGTCCCATAGACAGCAGGATAAGTAGGTCTGAGGTTCAGGCTGAAGACACATTTGTGAGTTATCAATAAATGATAGTCAAACCAGAAAAGTGACTTGAGCGGGTtgcccgtgtggctcagtcagttgagcttctgactcttgattttgtctcaggtcatgatctagggtcatcgagccccatgtccggctctgcgctgggcatggagcctgcttaggattctctctttccctctcactctgccccttcccacccctctccctctcttaaaaaacaaaaacacagaatcaGATACTGAAACCTAAAGGCAGAGATGCCTCAGGAATAACTGGAACTAAAGACACAAAAGCCATTAGgatctctctccacctctcatCTCTGTTACTTTCTGCCaagctccttcctttccttcccctgccctgcccagccctaCCATCCCCACCACCAGACTAGCTTCTAATGTTTTTCTGGTCCACATGGTGAAAAACATCACTTCAGACTACCCCaaagcttaaaaatattattgtctAGGCATCCAGCAAGACACTAGCTTCTTTTTCTTGGTTGCAGTTTGCAAATTCCTCAGGAAGTGCTCTGATTGGCTCAGCTTAGGTAGATACTTAACTCTGGACCCCATCAACTGTGGCCAAGGGACAGATGAAGCCCAAATTCCCTAACATGGCTCACATGAAAATCCCATGGACATTGCggcaggcggggcgggggggaggtgtcctaagagaagagagaatgcagAATGGCAGGAGTTCGCTGTAGTCCTCCCCTTGTttgcccaacacacacacattattttcctACGTATATATGATTCCAAAAACGTCCTCACCTACATATTCCAACCATTCCACTATacatatgccaataaattcacCACCTCTCTCATGGAGGGCAGCTCGATGACACATGTAGCTCCTGCTTCTGGGGATTATATCATAGGACCACTGTTCTTCACATGGAAGTTCTCTGGGTAATGTCTCTTCATGCTCCAGTCAGGTTTCTATAAGGTGTGAATATGGCTACTGATAACCTCATTACCTTTGTTTGAACTGCCTTTGAACTACCTTTAAACCACTACCCCCCTGCCCAAAAATAACCCCAAAACTCCTGATACGtagagatggaagaaataaagaataaaataaaaagaaggcacTCTAATGTGGTCAGTAATCCAGAGCATCATATATTGTTTGGCCATGAATGACAGTGAACATGGTGGAACTGGGAAATCTCATGGCATCTATTTGTTGACTCACTTCTTTGGCTACAGAGTTTCTCAGCCAATCTGGCTGCCCCAGGTTTTGCCCACAAGGATGTGATCCCTCATCCAGTGTTCTGTGAGCATCACTGTGGAGGATTTCTCTGGGCGGCGCTGTAGTGATTA
Coding sequences:
- the ENHO gene encoding adropin, with the protein product MGAAISQGALIAIVCNGLVGFLLLLLWVILCWACHSRSVDIDSLSESSPNSSPGPCPEKAPPPQKPSHEGSYLLQP